TCAGCAGCAGCACTGACAAAAACTTGACTCGCTCCACAGATTTGGATTTTCGTTTGGCAGTTTTCATATCATGGCCCTGTTTTAAATTACGGTCCGTAATAAAAGTAATTAAGTAGATTGAAACTCAGAATTCGTCGCGTATTTTCTGCCCCCTCTTCATTGGTCAGACAGATGGCAGCCCGCTTGAGTAGTTCTCCATAAACAAAGAGCAGCAGATAGTGAATCGCCAGCGCATCGCCAGCATCAGGAATATTCATGATCTCAGTGAGCTCATTTATGGTCAGCATTCTGCCCGGCTGAAGCAAGATATGTTGAGTCTGAACTCATACCGCATCATAACTATTCCCTCTGCGAACAGGCAAACTTTCAATTATGAATTTTTGAATTCTCCAGTTAATCAAAATCGGGCTCTGCAACCGTTTGCAGAACACATCAACTTCCCCCGGATCATGTGGTGTGATGTGCATTAAAATGGTAAGCATCCCTCTTGGGTACAGCAGATCAACCCATGAATCGCAGGAGGAAACCCCTTAATTTTTGTCGTATCGGCGACATTCTGACATTCTATTTTTTTGTTCGCTGAACCTCGTTGACAATCAGCAACAGGAGCATAAGATCATCTCACAGGTGAGTATCAAAGCAGGGATGCCGTTACAAAATCTCTCTGAGATCGAGTAAACCGACAGGATGTCGGAACTTGCCTGGTTATCTCTTACTGATCAGTAATCTCACGACAGACAGAAATCTCACGACAGACAGAGATCATTGAAGGTTCTCCTCTGCTGTTCTTTAACTGCGATACCTCTCCCCAGTTAAAATGCTTCGGCGTCAATTCAACGAATTCCATTGCTGTAACCCCCCTCTGCAGGATTTGTCGCGTCCACTTCAATAGTGTAGACTGCGTGAAGAATCCCAGACGAGTGACGCGTTCCCAACTCCTGGGTTGAAACAAACGCCAGTCATATATACCTGTTTTTCAGCCAGAAACAGAACTATGCGCTTCTGAATTCCGTCAAATGAAATGGATACAACCAGATGAATCAACCGGATGAACCGACAGAACAGACCAGCATTGAACAACCTGATGCCTGGGATCAGCTGGAGCAGATCGTCGCCGCCGGGGACCCTGACGCCGCGCATACGTTTCTCAAGGAACTTCCTCCCGGCGAAGATGCGCGCATCATGGCGCAGTTGTCGGAGACAGAACAGCATGAGTTCATCGCGCTGCTGGATGACGAAAACGCTGCCCGCCTGATGGAGTCGCTCCCCGAACTGCAGGCCGGACAATTACTCTCCACATTATCCGCAGAACAGGCCGCTCACATCTTTGATGAGATGAACAGCGATGAGCAGGTCGACCTGCTGGATCAACTGACAGATGCCCAGTCCGAAGCCATCCTGGAAGAGATGGACCCGGAAGAGGCCGAGAATGTCCGCTTTCTGTCCAAGTACAGTCGACTCTGTGCCGGCGGGCTGATGATCACCGAACTGCTCTCTTTCCAGGAGACAGAGACGGTCGACGACGTGGTTTCGGACCTCCGTAAAAATGCCGAAAAGTACGCCGAATACAACGTGCAATATATCTATGTCATTAACGCCGACCTGCAGCTTGTAGGCGTGCTGCGACTCCGCGATCTGCTGATGGCACCTCCCGGCCGCAAGCTTTCTAAAATGATGATCGCCAATCCACACAGCTTTCCGGATATGACCCCGCTGCAGGATCTGCTGCATTTCTTCGATGCACACCCGCTGTTTGGTCTGCCTGTGGTCGATGAGAACAAGGTACTGGTCGGCGTTGTTCGGCGGGAAGACGTGGAAGCGGCGAGCGAAGAACTGGCCGGTAAAACGTTCTTGAGATTCGCGGGGATTATGGGCGGTGAAGAACTCCGCAGCCTGCCCCTCAAAACCCGCAGTGCCCGCCGCCTGTCGTGGCTCAGTATCAACATCCTGTTGAATATTGTCGCCGCCAGTATCATCGCCATGTACGAAGAGACGCTGGAAAGTGTGATCGCGCTGGCGGTCTTCCTGCCCATCGTATCCGACATGAGTGGCTGCAGCGGCAACCAGGCGATCGCGGTCAGCACGCGGGAACTGGTGCTCGGCGTCATCCGACCCAGCGACTGGTTACACGTCTTCCGCAAGGAATTCGGTTTGGGAATCGTCAACGGCCTCGCCCTCGGTATTTTACTGGGAGGTGTCGCCTACATCTGGAAAGGCAACCCCTACCTCGGCCTGGTCATCGGCGGAGCACTGGCCTTGAACACGCTGATGGCGGTCTGCCTGGGCGCCTTGATCCCGCTGCTGCTGAAAGGCTTCAAACTGGACCCCGCCCTCGCTTCGGGCCCGATCCTGACCACCCTCACCGACATGTGCGGCTTCTTCCTCGTCCTGTCCTTCGCCCAGGCCCTGCTCCCCTGGCTGATTTGATTTGAGAAGATTTCTGACAGCAGACAATTAAGGGAAAGAAAAAGAGCCGCCGAGGAGAGTCGAACTCCTGACCTACGCATTACGAATGCGTTGCTCTGCCAACTGAGCTACGGCGGCGTTGAGGTTCAGCTTGTCACTGATAGATTCATCAGCCGCAGCACAGGTTCGCCGGGCGAGAATCGTGGGGAGCCGGTTTCGGAAATTACGATCCTGAACAGGGCTCTGGCGGTAGCATACCCCCTTTTTTCGGTTTACGAAAGGATTCTGCCCGTTTTTCGTCCCTGATAAACTGATTTCTCAGGCAAATTTGACGCCTGTAATGGCTGCCCTGTTTTTGTGATACCGCCTGCCGCGTGTGTCAATGCTGTCAGGAGCTGAAATCGGTTCAGGGACAAGACTTCAGATCAAACCGTGTTTATCCTTGCTGTCTGCGCGGGGGTTAGCCACAATCGAAGAAGAACAATTCCTACCCAGATTATCCAGCCGGAGAAAACCCATGCACAAACTGGCCTCTGCCTGCCTGCTATTGGCTGCACTGCTTCTGTCCCCCTCCCTCCTGTCCGCCGCCGATCCCCCGCTTGATTATGAAGGCGTCACCGAAAAACATGTGATGATTCCCATGCGGGATGGCGTCAAACTGTCAGCTTACCTGTATATTCCCGATGGGAAAGGTCCCTGGCCGGTGTTGATGGAACAGCGGTACGCCAGCCTGCGGAGTAAAGGGGGACGACTCTCTTTCGCGGAAATGGCCTCTCATGGTTATGTCGTGTGTGGCGTCAACTTCCGTGGCTCGCAGTTATCGGAAGGAACCTGGGTCGGTTATCGCGATCTGCAGTGGGGCGAGAAACGGGACGGCTACGATGTCGTCGAATGGCTGGCTAAACAGCCCTGGTCGACCGGCAAGATCGGGACCTTCGGCAGTTCGCAGGCCGGTTATGCTCAGAACTATCTGGCGGTCACCCAGCCGCCACACCTGGTCTGTCAGTTCATGATCGATACCGGCCTCAGTCTGTATGATGAAGGTTATTTCATCGGCGGTGCTGCCAAGCCGAATCGGTTTAAAGGGATGGACGCTGTCAGCCGCGTGCCTGCCCACAACCGGGCTTTGATGAAAGAATGGTTCTCGCATCCGGATTACGATGATTACTGGAGAGCGGAAGACGCTTCACTGCATTTTGACAAGATGAATGTCCCCTGCTTTACCGTCGGCAGCTGGTATGACTTTATGTGTGTCGGTTCGGTGCAGAGTTTTATCGGTCGCGAGCATAAGGGAGGCCCGAATTCGCGAGGTCAGCAGAAGCTATATGTCGGTCCCTGGCTGCATGGTCGCTTCAATAAGGTCAACAAAGTCGGCGAAATGGTTTATCCGGAGAATGCCAACTTCGACATGATGACCGAGATGATCCGCTGGTTTGATCATTACCTCAAAGGGGTCGACAACGGTATCGAGAAAGATCCCAACGTCCGTTATTACGCGATGGGAGCAGTCGGAGAGCCGGGTGCGCCGGGCAACGTATGGCGGGCCGTGGATGACTGGCCGATTAAGACCGTCGAAACACCTTACTATCTCCAGCCTGAAGGTAAGCTGGCAACAACCAAACCAACCGATGGTGACGCGTTCACCCAGATCATTGCCGATCCTCTGAACCCGGACAAGATTGAAGCCCGCGGCTTCCCCGGTGCCCGCGATGCCCGCAAGGTCGAAGAACAGGAGAACGTACTCACCTTCACCACCGATCCCCTGACCGAACCGGTCGAGTGGACCGGCAATGTGAAAGCGGAACTGCTGGTCTCTTCTTCGGCGAAAGATACGGATTTCATCGTTCGCGTGACGGACGTGTATCCGGACGGGCGTTCGATTTTGATCATTGATATGATCCGCCGAGCCCGCTATCGGGATGGCTATGAACAGCAGGTCTTCATGGAGCCGGGAGAAGTTTACAAAGTCCCGTTCAATATCGGCTGGTTGAGCCAGGTATTCAACAAAGGGCATCGTATTCGTGTGACAGTCGCTTCGACGGGGGCGCCCTTCTACGAGCCCAACCCGAATACAGGCGAACCGATCACAATTGAATTTCCTGAAAAAGTGGTTGTGGCAAAAAACAAAATTCACCACAGCCCGCAAAACGCGTCCCGCATTCTGGTACCCGTCAAAAAGTAATCGTGACGGGCGTTTTTGATACGAACCAAACCTGCATCAGTTACCCATAAAAACGAGGATCAACATGAATCAGAATAAAACCGACCGACGACAGTTTCTGGCGGGTACCGTAGGTGCCGCCGTGGCGCTGGGAGTAACTCAGAGCGTGCAGTCCGCTGACTCGAAAGCGACACAGCAGTTTTACGAGCTGCGCATCTATCGCATTCCCTCAGCCGACAAGCAGGTGATTGTCAGCAATTATCTGGAGCAGGCGTTGTTGCCGGCATTAAAACGGGCGGGCATCAACCAGGTTGGTGTCTTCAAACAGATCGACACCAAAGATGATCACTCCCTGTACGTATTGATTCCTTTTAATTCGCTGGATCAGTTCTCAACGCTGAATGATGTTCTGGAAACCGACGAAAAATACCACCAGGCTGCCGCCGAGTACTTCTCTTACCCCAAAGACTCTCCCGCGTTCACGCGGATTGAGAGCCGACTGATGAAAGCCTTTAAAGGCATGCCTCAATTAAAAACGCCGGAAGGAAAAGGCCCGAATCTGTTTGAACTGCGGACTTACGAGAGCCACAACGAGAAGCTGGCGAAACTGAAAGTCGACATGTTCAACTCCGGTGAGATTGGCATTATGGAAGATGTGAAGTTGGCGCCTGTCTTCTTTGGTGAGATGCTGATTGGCGACGATGTACCAAATCTGACGTACATGCTGTCTGCCCCCAATCGCGCTGCGCATGAGAAACACTGGGAGGGATTTCGTTCTCACCCGGAATGGGACCGCATGAAAATGATGGACAAATACAAAGGAACTGTATCCAAAATCACCAACTGGTACCTGGAACCTTTGCCTTTTTCGGCGATTCAGTAGTTCACAACACATCTGGATTGGCTAATATCTTCTATTAGATACCAACTGGCATTCACTGATTCCTATGCCCTTTTTTCGAAGTTCAGTGAGATTCGCAATCGCAGGCGACTTGGTCTCACGCCAGGAAGTATATTTTTGTAAGTAACTACAAAATAACAAGATATGAACAGCCTTCTGTTTTCTGTCCTCTTCTACGATGTTAAACAGTGGGGGCAGGGAGGGTTGGAATCTGTTCCGAAACCTGAAATATGCTGAATGGAGGTTAGATTCTGATCTGGATACCGTCTATTCTAGTGCATGTGAGTTAGCAGAGTGTTGTTAAGGCTGGCAAAGATGAATTTCGCAGCTGACACTCTCCAATGAACTTAGATTATCCCTCTTCTAACGTATTGGAATTTGCATGCCTGATAAGCAGGCCAATCGGTGGTCGGCAGAGATTGAGGCGGTCTATTTGCGTGATGGTCGAGAAATTTGGGCATTATTATATGCTCAATGCTCAGACTCAGATCGTGCATATGACGCGCTCCAGGAAGCATTCGTACGTTTACAATCACAAGAAATAGAGTCAATTCGAAATATCCGGGCCTGGGTTTTGACTGTTGCTCAAAACTGGCTGCGCGACTATGCCCGTCGGCAGAATCATGCAGCAAGGCCTGCAGACTATTTAGACAGTATTGTAGGTAAACCTTCAGATCCATCGGAGGGTCTGGAGAAAGAAGAGAGGAACAGCCGAGTCCGGCTAGCACTTCAACAACTTCGAGCCGAGGACCGTGAGGTTCTCGTACTTCGTTATGCACTAGGATGGTCATCAAAACGAATGTCGATAGCGCTCAATACTTCAACGTCAGCGATTGATATGAGGCTTTCTCGATCGAGAAAGCGGCTGTGTGAAGAGTTGGAAAAAGTGGGGATAGATCATGAAACCGTATGACACTTCAGGAATGCTCGAGGATGAGGATGAGCTGGAGAGTGTTCTGCGCGAATATTTTCAGCAGGAGATGCCTCCAGAGCTTCAGGAACTTTCCGAAGCCTCGGATGAAGAGTTTGAGAAACGATTCCGGCAGATTCAGACTGTGGGAAACGAAACCGCTGATCCGTTCGCGTCCAGACGACATCGGGCCTTTAAACTGGGCCTGTTGACTTCGGCACTCTGTGCCTGCCTGGCTGTGGGAATTGGATTGATTCAGTTTCAACCAGAAGAAAATCCTGTAGTCGTCGATCGTATCATACCGGCTCAATCTGAAATAGATCACACTCCACCAGCAAATACAAATACAGATACTGACGATTCGGATGAACTGGATTCCAACACACTGGTTGTCGTCGATCATGGCAACAGCCCGATGGAAATGACCCCCAGGGTCGATAATAATGTTCATGAATCAATTGATATCACACTTTATAATACGGAAATGGGACCTGTCGAACAGCGAACAGAACTCTCATGGACGAACATTACGGTTGAGAATCCAAAGACGGGTTCCAACGTTAAAATGTCAATGCCGGAATTAACCATTGATTTTGTCCCCATTAACAAAGCCGGTCTGTCTCTGATCGGAGACGAGAGTGGCGGGAACGGTCAGTAATCAACTGATACTGCGAAATTAATGTTACCACCAGCGGATAAGTAGGAAATATTATTACGGGCCACTTGAAGGATCGATCCTGAACGGAAACGTTTGCGTTATCAGGTGAGGGAGCGGTCTTTCTCGAATCAATTCAAGGCAGTACAATGAAACAGTGTCGACGGTTCATAACGGGCGGTCTCATTTTTTCTCTGCTGGCCGGTCAAGCAGCTTTCGCAGATGACCAGCCGGTATCGGCGAAAAAACCAGGCCAGGCAAATGTCAAACAAGATAAATCAGCGCCAGCAAAACAGGCAATGCCCGCTGCTTCCAAAGAGGCCTCTGACCCCAGTCGCGCGAAAGCCCGGTTCCAAGTCACCAGCAGTCCTACGGGAGAAGCCCACCTGCGAAATTTCGTAGGCATCGTCACCGAACCTGTTGAAGCCGCCCTGGCTGCTCAACTGAACGATATGATGAAAGAAGGTCAGGGAGTCAGCGTCAAGCTGGTCCTGCCCGATTCTCCCGCCAGAAAGTCAGGCCTCAGAATGTATGATGTGCTGACGACATTTAACGGTCAGGCAATCACCTCTTCTGACACGCTCCGCAAATACGTACTGGATTCCCCCAAAGGAAGTAAAGTGGAACTGGGTGTGATCCGCGCTTCCAAACAACAGACGATCGAAGTGACTCTCACTCAGAAGTTGTATCGAAATTATAAATTCACCGTGAAACCAGTGGGGCACACCCCACCTCCGAAGAAACCAAAGGATAAAGAAGACACAGCGCCCCCAACTGATTCCGAGCAGGAAGGCCCCATCGCAGCCCGCTCTGGTGAAAAAAACACGAAGGGCCGCGAGTTACGACTCGGGTTCAACCATGCTCCGGTGACAACAACGCAGAACCTCTGTCTTTTATTCGTGGGCAGTATCAAAGATGGTTACTCTGTCAAGATCAGCTATCAGGACGAAACCGACACGCTCCAGACACATCAGCTCAAAGGAAGTATCGATGAGATCACAGAACAGACTATCGACATGCCCAGCCACGTTCAGATGATGATCAACGAGCGATTGCAGGAACTAAAAATGGCCTTGCAGGGGAAAGCCAGTTTTCGCCTGCAGGTCAAACCATACATGCAGGGAAAGAATCGCTTCACGCGTGTCTTTCTCAGTCGAACCACAAAAGAAAGATCGGTTCGGATGGTCGAACTCGACCATCACCTGGGAAATCGTCCGTCGCTAAACGTGAACCAGATTCTCGGTAACCAGGTTTTCACCTCAGAATTGAAACAACTGACGCCAGCCATTCAGGAACAGATTCGAGCCGCTTTGCATCGGGTTCGCATCCCAACCATCCAGATCCATGCGGATAACCCGATTTAATCGCTCTGACATTTAGACTGTGTCCAGTTTTACTGTAGCGTCTCCAGGGCCATTTGGGCCATTTGGACCGAGTATCATAGATTGTGAGACGCTATGGTTAAATGTGGTGCGCTCTAGACATAAAAAAACAGCTGTTTCCGATACAGGAACAGCTGTTTTTTTATTTGAATCAATGCGAACACGCGGGCATCTTACAGGAAGCCGCGGCGTCGCTGACTGCTATAGCGTTGCAAAGAGTCTTCAATGATGGGGAACGCGGCGGAAGCTGACTGGAATTCTTCTACTTCTACCGTTTTTCCTTCCAGCATTTTGTAATCCTGGAAGAAGCGTCTCAGCATCGCCAGACGGTGTGGCGGGAGTTCGGAAGCTTCTGTGAACGGGTTATATTCCGGATCATTGACTGCAACAGCCAGAATCTTATGGTCTGGCTTACCGCTGTCGATCATGGTCATCACGCCGATGGCCCGGGCATCCAGAATCGTCAAGGGATCAACGGGTTCCTGACAGAGTACCAGTACGTCCAGCGGATCATCATCTTCAGCCAGCGTCTGGGGAATAAACCCATAGTTGGCGGGATAATGGACCGCGGAATAAAGCATGCGGTCCAGCCTGAGCAGGCCCGTAGTTTTATCCAACTCATACTTCACTTTGGAAAAGGTCGGAATTTCAATCACGGCGGTGAAATCGCGAGGCAGGTTCTGCCCCGGAGTCACATCATGCCAACAGTGGGTCACTGTTTCTCTCCTGAATTGATTCGATAGATTACAAATAGATCAGCCGATTGTGCGCGTCATCAACTGGAACGTATCTCATTTCACCAGTGCGTCTCGTTGTAGCATACTCAGCCCAGATAGCCCCGGAGACGCAGCAGCCAATCTGGACACAGGTTAATTTACTTTAAACAGTTCAACCCGGAAGTGTAATGTCGCCCCGCCAGGAATCACCGGTGGCATACCCTGGGCACCGTATCCCAGTTCGGAAGGAATAATCAGTTCGACTTCGCCCCCTTCACCGATCAACTGCAGACCTTCAGTCCATCCCCGAATCACCCCATTCAACGGAAACGAAATTGTCTGACCGCGACTGTAAGAACTGTCGAATTCAGTACCGTCTTCCAGAGTGCCGCGGTAATGTACGGTCACATGATCTGTCGCTCCCGGTTTAATATCGCTACCTTCGCGAACAATTCGGTATTTCAAGCCACTTGCTGTAGACAAATAACCTGGCGTTGATTCATCACTCACGTAAACTTCCATTTCTTCTGATCTGGATCTTCTGTGTGCCCGGGAATCGGAACTGACCGAGACCGAACCTGAATCCTCTTGTGGTTGAAAGTAGCCTTTACAACCAGTAAAAGTCAGACAGATAAAGCCACATAAAACTAAAAACTGAGATTTTTTCATAGACTCATTACCTTATCTACCGGCAATCAATTATACTGCGGCCGTGACATCAGTAATGGTCGTAAGCGATACCATAACCAATAGGCCTTTGAGTTGCACCACCAGGGTGTCTGCCTTTTTCCGACTATCAGAAAAAGAGTACACGCCCCTGCAGTCACGATCTGCGATGTTCACGCTCCACAATGAGAGCGAACAAATCAACACTTTCTTATGTAACAAAGTTCTTCTTAAATGATTCAGCATATTCACATCCGTACTGCAAAACATGAGGATATCAGCAAACTTGCTGAATTTATTGTTCCCTTTGTGGAGCAGGAAAAGATTCTACCTCGGACATCGGAAGAACTGGATGTATTAGTGGAAACCGGGTTTGTCGCGGTGGAACAGGTGGAAGCAAACGAGGAAATTGTCGGCTTCGCTTCACTGGAGATCTATTCCAGAAAACTGGCCGAGATCCGCAGCCTGGTAGTCGCCGATCACCGGCAGGGAATTGGGGTTGGTAAAAAACTGGTTTCAGCCTGTGTTGAACGGGCTCGTCAAAGAAATATTCTCGAAGTGATGGTGGTGACTTCCTCAGATGTCTTTTTTCAAAACTGTGGTTTTGA
The sequence above is a segment of the Gimesia algae genome. Coding sequences within it:
- a CDS encoding RNA polymerase sigma factor, whose amino-acid sequence is MPDKQANRWSAEIEAVYLRDGREIWALLYAQCSDSDRAYDALQEAFVRLQSQEIESIRNIRAWVLTVAQNWLRDYARRQNHAARPADYLDSIVGKPSDPSEGLEKEERNSRVRLALQQLRAEDREVLVLRYALGWSSKRMSIALNTSTSAIDMRLSRSRKRLCEELEKVGIDHETV
- a CDS encoding inorganic diphosphatase; amino-acid sequence: MTHCWHDVTPGQNLPRDFTAVIEIPTFSKVKYELDKTTGLLRLDRMLYSAVHYPANYGFIPQTLAEDDDPLDVLVLCQEPVDPLTILDARAIGVMTMIDSGKPDHKILAVAVNDPEYNPFTEASELPPHRLAMLRRFFQDYKMLEGKTVEVEEFQSASAAFPIIEDSLQRYSSQRRRGFL
- a CDS encoding FKBP-type peptidyl-prolyl cis-trans isomerase, which encodes MSDESTPGYLSTASGLKYRIVREGSDIKPGATDHVTVHYRGTLEDGTEFDSSYSRGQTISFPLNGVIRGWTEGLQLIGEGGEVELIIPSELGYGAQGMPPVIPGGATLHFRVELFKVN
- the mgtE gene encoding magnesium transporter; amino-acid sequence: MNQPDEPTEQTSIEQPDAWDQLEQIVAAGDPDAAHTFLKELPPGEDARIMAQLSETEQHEFIALLDDENAARLMESLPELQAGQLLSTLSAEQAAHIFDEMNSDEQVDLLDQLTDAQSEAILEEMDPEEAENVRFLSKYSRLCAGGLMITELLSFQETETVDDVVSDLRKNAEKYAEYNVQYIYVINADLQLVGVLRLRDLLMAPPGRKLSKMMIANPHSFPDMTPLQDLLHFFDAHPLFGLPVVDENKVLVGVVRREDVEAASEELAGKTFLRFAGIMGGEELRSLPLKTRSARRLSWLSINILLNIVAASIIAMYEETLESVIALAVFLPIVSDMSGCSGNQAIAVSTRELVLGVIRPSDWLHVFRKEFGLGIVNGLALGILLGGVAYIWKGNPYLGLVIGGALALNTLMAVCLGALIPLLLKGFKLDPALASGPILTTLTDMCGFFLVLSFAQALLPWLI
- a CDS encoding CocE/NonD family hydrolase codes for the protein MHKLASACLLLAALLLSPSLLSAADPPLDYEGVTEKHVMIPMRDGVKLSAYLYIPDGKGPWPVLMEQRYASLRSKGGRLSFAEMASHGYVVCGVNFRGSQLSEGTWVGYRDLQWGEKRDGYDVVEWLAKQPWSTGKIGTFGSSQAGYAQNYLAVTQPPHLVCQFMIDTGLSLYDEGYFIGGAAKPNRFKGMDAVSRVPAHNRALMKEWFSHPDYDDYWRAEDASLHFDKMNVPCFTVGSWYDFMCVGSVQSFIGREHKGGPNSRGQQKLYVGPWLHGRFNKVNKVGEMVYPENANFDMMTEMIRWFDHYLKGVDNGIEKDPNVRYYAMGAVGEPGAPGNVWRAVDDWPIKTVETPYYLQPEGKLATTKPTDGDAFTQIIADPLNPDKIEARGFPGARDARKVEEQENVLTFTTDPLTEPVEWTGNVKAELLVSSSAKDTDFIVRVTDVYPDGRSILIIDMIRRARYRDGYEQQVFMEPGEVYKVPFNIGWLSQVFNKGHRIRVTVASTGAPFYEPNPNTGEPITIEFPEKVVVAKNKIHHSPQNASRILVPVKK
- a CDS encoding S1C family serine protease — its product is MKQCRRFITGGLIFSLLAGQAAFADDQPVSAKKPGQANVKQDKSAPAKQAMPAASKEASDPSRAKARFQVTSSPTGEAHLRNFVGIVTEPVEAALAAQLNDMMKEGQGVSVKLVLPDSPARKSGLRMYDVLTTFNGQAITSSDTLRKYVLDSPKGSKVELGVIRASKQQTIEVTLTQKLYRNYKFTVKPVGHTPPPKKPKDKEDTAPPTDSEQEGPIAARSGEKNTKGRELRLGFNHAPVTTTQNLCLLFVGSIKDGYSVKISYQDETDTLQTHQLKGSIDEITEQTIDMPSHVQMMINERLQELKMALQGKASFRLQVKPYMQGKNRFTRVFLSRTTKERSVRMVELDHHLGNRPSLNVNQILGNQVFTSELKQLTPAIQEQIRAALHRVRIPTIQIHADNPI
- a CDS encoding GNAT family N-acetyltransferase; translation: MIQHIHIRTAKHEDISKLAEFIVPFVEQEKILPRTSEELDVLVETGFVAVEQVEANEEIVGFASLEIYSRKLAEIRSLVVADHRQGIGVGKKLVSACVERARQRNILEVMVVTSSDVFFQNCGFDFTLPGEKKALFLQPHLTD
- a CDS encoding NIPSNAP family protein gives rise to the protein MNQNKTDRRQFLAGTVGAAVALGVTQSVQSADSKATQQFYELRIYRIPSADKQVIVSNYLEQALLPALKRAGINQVGVFKQIDTKDDHSLYVLIPFNSLDQFSTLNDVLETDEKYHQAAAEYFSYPKDSPAFTRIESRLMKAFKGMPQLKTPEGKGPNLFELRTYESHNEKLAKLKVDMFNSGEIGIMEDVKLAPVFFGEMLIGDDVPNLTYMLSAPNRAAHEKHWEGFRSHPEWDRMKMMDKYKGTVSKITNWYLEPLPFSAIQ